A stretch of Myxococcus hansupus DNA encodes these proteins:
- a CDS encoding MmcQ/YjbR family DNA-binding protein: protein MSQTPADNVDAKLKAAEDHLRGVMLALPETTEEFPWGHRTAKVKGKMFVILALDNDGLGVTTKLPESHEAALTLPFTEPTGYGLGKSGWVSSRFKPGSEVPIGLLSQWIHESFRAVAPQKVLKALLAAAAAGGGKAPAGAAKPVAGVRRGAAMKRAPDGKKPAAGKSAAGKKSVAKQAPARKGPAVRAGAKTKTSTAKRGAAVAPRSKRR, encoded by the coding sequence ATGAGCCAGACGCCCGCGGACAACGTCGACGCGAAGCTGAAGGCCGCCGAGGACCATCTGCGCGGCGTGATGCTCGCGCTCCCGGAGACGACCGAGGAGTTCCCCTGGGGCCACCGCACGGCCAAGGTGAAGGGGAAGATGTTCGTCATCCTCGCGCTGGACAACGACGGGCTGGGGGTCACCACCAAGCTCCCCGAGTCCCATGAGGCCGCGCTCACGCTGCCCTTCACCGAGCCCACCGGCTACGGCCTGGGCAAGAGTGGCTGGGTGTCCTCGCGCTTCAAGCCGGGCAGCGAGGTCCCCATCGGGCTGCTGTCCCAGTGGATTCACGAGAGCTTTCGCGCCGTGGCGCCGCAGAAGGTGCTCAAGGCGCTGCTGGCGGCTGCGGCTGCTGGCGGCGGGAAGGCCCCGGCCGGAGCCGCGAAGCCCGTGGCCGGTGTACGGCGCGGCGCGGCGATGAAGCGTGCCCCGGACGGGAAGAAGCCCGCAGCGGGGAAGTCGGCGGCCGGTAAGAAATCCGTGGCGAAGCAGGCCCCGGCGCGCAAAGGTCCCGCGGTGCGGGCCGGCGCGAAGACGAAGACGTCCACGGCGAAGCGTGGCGCGGCGGTCGCGCCCCGGTCGAAGCGGCGGTGA
- a CDS encoding chemotaxis protein CheW, protein MRHVIFRVEKERYGLPLSAVREVVVPPERFTRVPRAPPAITGVMNLRGRVVTVVELRQLLSLPEGPTPPGRVVLLDRGRRDLGLLVTDVDGIEAVERVSTAPGKLTPAIRGVARLGGLGVTVLDPEGLDAAVVALFTHSK, encoded by the coding sequence GTGCGGCACGTCATCTTCCGGGTGGAGAAGGAGCGTTACGGGCTGCCGCTCTCGGCGGTGCGGGAGGTCGTCGTGCCTCCCGAGCGCTTCACCCGCGTGCCGCGCGCCCCGCCAGCGATTACAGGCGTAATGAATCTGCGCGGCCGGGTCGTGACGGTGGTAGAGCTGCGCCAGCTTTTGAGTCTTCCCGAGGGTCCTACCCCTCCCGGACGCGTGGTCCTGTTGGACCGTGGGAGAAGGGACCTGGGACTGTTGGTCACGGACGTAGACGGCATCGAAGCGGTGGAGCGGGTGAGCACGGCGCCAGGGAAGTTGACGCCTGCCATCCGGGGCGTCGCCAGGCTGGGTGGCCTGGGGGTAACGGTCCTGGACCCGGAAGGGTTGGACGCCGCGGTGGTTGCCTTGTTCACCCATTCCAAGTGA
- a CDS encoding response regulator: MAKRVLVVDDAIFMRNMIKDIFASGGFEVVGEAANGLEAVEKYKELKPDLTTMDIVMPFKSGIEATREIIKADSSAVVIMCSALGQESLVMEAIEAGASDFIVKPFRAEDVLAVVKKVLGET; the protein is encoded by the coding sequence ATGGCTAAGCGGGTCCTGGTCGTCGACGATGCCATCTTCATGCGCAACATGATCAAGGACATCTTTGCGTCTGGGGGGTTCGAGGTCGTCGGCGAGGCGGCCAACGGCCTGGAGGCCGTGGAGAAGTACAAGGAGCTCAAGCCCGACCTCACGACGATGGACATCGTCATGCCGTTCAAGAGCGGCATCGAGGCCACGCGTGAGATCATCAAGGCGGACAGCAGCGCGGTGGTCATCATGTGCTCGGCGCTGGGGCAGGAGAGCCTGGTGATGGAGGCCATCGAGGCGGGTGCCTCGGACTTCATCGTCAAGCCCTTCCGGGCCGAGGACGTGCTGGCCGTCGTGAAGAAGGTCCTGGGCGAGACGTGA
- a CDS encoding chemotaxis protein CheA, whose amino-acid sequence MTMDMSRYLGLFISEATDHLEALGRDLVELEREGSSSAVDSMFRHAHSVKGMASSMGFEPIAIVAHRVEDLVDAVRQDRGRLDRDLVDLLLTAADTMLAQVRSVAEGKPPDDASVLLTQLGQRVTVMTGHAPAATRVAKVTALKSEGGADSGGDAPGGAGSTDGDSGTAATGASSDGTGSAAGGTATGGAGSTSGGMGTATGGSDVGTTGRATDGGAGSTGSSGTGGSGPSDPDGNPGGGPGTSGSGSGTSGGSAPPQGSSGGPGTSGPSGASLASGAHPTSGSTGASLSSHGASSGAGLTLTSAQVSAAPPEGTHGTVVPLHGRRATDADPSQRPSPNDLANSLKAAASAPLPEPLAQRWAVRLRIAPTCQVPGVRAFLVHKRLTNLGTLVDLRPALEELKAGRIPDGNIQLELETPAGEAGIHAALKNVAEVEVVSVKPAVAAPVVPTMVPVPDGGRAPADTASRTVRVRTELLDYFLDTVGELMLATARLREVGKVLPENTRPALEEGVYRLHTLVKDLHDKVMTARMTPLSLITDRLPRAARDIARRKEREVDLVITGAEIELDRAILEELADPLLHLLRNCIDHGLEAPEDRAAAKKGPRGRVLVAVKRARDRVIIELEDDGRGMDPAKLKNAAVSRGLLSPEAAARMTDREAFMLSCLPGVSTAKDITDISGRGVGMDAVKRVVENVGGTLEIDSERGRGTRFTLRLPLTVAVVHLLLVEVGEEVFGLPIAKVVGATEADGESLSRSRETALLPHGNSLLPVHSLDALVGVPAPRKFGTQPFVVMDGDSGRVALAVDRLLGQEEVVLKPLSRPLDLLPGLSGVTILGSGRPVFILDVPRLLTA is encoded by the coding sequence ATGACGATGGACATGTCCCGCTACCTCGGGCTCTTCATCTCCGAGGCGACCGACCACCTGGAAGCGCTCGGGCGTGACCTCGTGGAGCTCGAGCGCGAGGGTTCGTCCAGCGCGGTCGATTCGATGTTCCGCCACGCCCACTCCGTGAAGGGCATGGCGTCGTCCATGGGCTTCGAGCCCATCGCCATCGTGGCGCACCGGGTGGAGGACCTCGTGGACGCCGTCCGTCAGGACCGCGGCCGCCTGGACCGGGACCTGGTGGACCTGCTGCTGACCGCCGCCGACACCATGCTCGCGCAGGTGCGCTCGGTGGCGGAGGGCAAGCCGCCAGACGATGCCTCGGTGCTCCTGACGCAGCTCGGCCAGCGCGTCACCGTCATGACGGGACACGCCCCAGCCGCCACGCGCGTGGCCAAGGTGACGGCCCTGAAGTCGGAGGGCGGCGCGGACTCCGGAGGCGATGCACCCGGCGGTGCGGGCTCGACGGATGGCGATTCGGGCACGGCCGCAACGGGCGCGTCGTCAGACGGCACGGGCTCGGCAGCAGGTGGCACGGCGACCGGCGGCGCAGGCTCCACATCAGGCGGCATGGGCACGGCGACGGGCGGCTCCGATGTGGGCACCACGGGAAGGGCCACGGACGGCGGCGCCGGCTCGACGGGGTCGAGCGGGACAGGCGGCTCAGGGCCCTCCGACCCCGATGGAAATCCAGGCGGTGGGCCCGGCACGTCGGGCAGCGGCTCCGGCACCTCGGGTGGCTCCGCGCCCCCGCAAGGTTCGAGCGGTGGCCCAGGCACCAGTGGCCCCTCCGGCGCGAGCCTCGCATCCGGCGCGCACCCCACCAGCGGCTCCACCGGTGCGAGCCTCTCCTCCCACGGAGCCTCATCCGGCGCGGGGCTGACGCTCACCTCGGCGCAGGTCTCCGCCGCGCCGCCGGAAGGCACCCACGGCACCGTGGTCCCCCTCCATGGCCGCCGGGCCACGGACGCCGACCCGTCGCAGCGCCCCTCTCCCAACGACCTGGCGAACTCGCTGAAAGCGGCCGCCAGCGCCCCCTTGCCGGAGCCGCTGGCGCAGCGCTGGGCGGTGCGTCTGCGCATCGCGCCCACCTGCCAGGTGCCGGGCGTGCGCGCCTTCCTCGTCCACAAGCGCCTCACCAACCTGGGCACCCTGGTGGACCTCCGGCCCGCGCTGGAGGAGCTAAAGGCCGGCCGCATTCCGGACGGCAACATCCAGCTCGAGTTGGAGACGCCAGCGGGAGAAGCCGGCATCCACGCGGCCCTGAAGAACGTGGCCGAGGTGGAGGTCGTCTCGGTGAAGCCGGCGGTGGCCGCGCCCGTGGTGCCCACCATGGTCCCCGTGCCCGATGGCGGCCGGGCCCCGGCGGACACCGCGTCGCGCACGGTGCGCGTGCGCACGGAGCTCCTCGACTACTTCCTCGACACGGTGGGCGAGCTGATGCTCGCCACGGCCCGCCTGCGCGAAGTGGGCAAGGTGCTGCCGGAGAACACCCGCCCCGCATTGGAGGAGGGCGTCTACCGGCTGCACACGCTGGTGAAGGACCTGCACGACAAGGTGATGACGGCGCGCATGACGCCGCTGTCCCTCATCACCGATCGGCTGCCCCGGGCCGCGCGCGACATCGCCCGCCGCAAGGAGCGCGAGGTCGACCTGGTCATCACCGGCGCGGAAATCGAGCTGGATCGGGCCATCCTCGAGGAGCTGGCGGACCCGCTGCTCCACCTGCTGCGCAACTGCATCGACCATGGCCTGGAGGCGCCCGAGGACCGGGCCGCCGCGAAGAAGGGGCCGCGCGGGCGGGTGCTGGTGGCGGTGAAGCGCGCCCGGGACCGGGTCATCATCGAGCTGGAAGATGACGGCCGGGGCATGGACCCGGCGAAGCTGAAGAACGCCGCGGTGTCGCGGGGCCTGCTCTCGCCGGAGGCGGCGGCGCGGATGACGGACCGCGAGGCCTTCATGCTGTCGTGCCTGCCGGGCGTGTCCACGGCGAAGGACATCACGGACATCTCCGGCCGCGGCGTGGGCATGGACGCGGTGAAGCGCGTGGTGGAGAACGTCGGCGGCACGCTCGAAATCGACAGCGAGCGCGGCCGGGGCACCCGCTTCACGCTGCGCCTTCCACTGACGGTGGCGGTGGTGCACCTGCTGCTGGTGGAGGTGGGGGAGGAAGTGTTCGGCCTGCCCATCGCCAAGGTGGTGGGCGCCACGGAGGCGGATGGGGAGTCCCTCAGCCGCAGCCGCGAGACGGCCCTGCTGCCTCACGGTAATTCGCTGTTGCCGGTCCACTCGCTGGATGCGTTGGTAGGTGTTCCTGCGCCTCGGAAGTTCGGCACGCAGCCCTTCGTGGTGATGGACGGGGACTCCGGGCGGGTGGCGTTGGCGGTGGACCGTTTGCTGGGGCAGGAGGAAGTGGTGCTCAAGCCGCTGTCTCGGCCCCTGGACTTGCTGCCGGGCCTGTCCGGCGTCACCATTCTGGGAAGTGGGCGTCCGGTGTTCATCCTGGACGTGCCGAGGTTACTGACCGCGTGA
- a CDS encoding chemotaxis protein CheC, with amino-acid sequence MSQPLPSDAQLDALREVANIGCGHAANALSRLMGGRKVDLSIPRVVLTRPSDAAGLLGGDAPVVAAWLGIEGGLRGVLLLALPQEDGNALEALLLNGQPAIHQVERDSVVAETANIVASACLSAMGRLTGWRLVPTVPTVRRGSADGVVSDAVGQVEGDASRVVVLEARFLATAAPPVGGQLLLVLERDSIRDLLARLGV; translated from the coding sequence GTGAGCCAGCCTTTGCCCAGCGACGCGCAACTCGACGCCCTGCGCGAGGTGGCCAACATCGGTTGTGGCCACGCGGCCAATGCCCTCTCCCGGTTGATGGGGGGGCGCAAGGTGGACCTCTCCATTCCCCGCGTGGTGCTGACGCGCCCCTCGGACGCCGCTGGACTCCTGGGCGGGGACGCGCCGGTGGTGGCCGCGTGGCTCGGCATCGAGGGGGGGCTGCGCGGAGTCCTGCTCCTGGCGTTGCCGCAGGAGGATGGCAACGCGTTGGAGGCCCTGCTCCTGAACGGCCAGCCCGCGATTCATCAGGTCGAGCGCGACAGCGTGGTGGCGGAGACGGCCAACATCGTCGCCAGCGCGTGCCTGTCCGCCATGGGGCGGCTGACGGGATGGCGGCTGGTGCCCACCGTGCCCACGGTGCGGCGCGGCAGCGCGGACGGCGTGGTGTCCGACGCGGTGGGGCAGGTGGAAGGGGATGCCAGCCGCGTGGTGGTGCTGGAGGCCCGCTTCCTCGCGACCGCGGCGCCCCCGGTGGGCGGTCAGCTCCTGCTGGTGTTGGAGCGGGACAGCATCCGCGACCTGTTGGCGCGGCTGGGCGTGTAG
- the larB gene encoding nickel pincer cofactor biosynthesis protein LarB codes for MDEKALKQLLGSVKSGRVSVDDAVGKLKDLPFAELGYATLDTHRNLRFGFPEVVLGEPKTVEQLLGIVGALVERKQTVLVTRLQPEKAEALVARFPKGEYHPVARIFHLKQGKVRAGRVAVVTAGTSDIPVAEEAAVTAEALGAEVRRVYDVGVAGIHRLLRRREEIQECHAAVVVAGMEGALASALGGLVGIPVVAVPTSVGYGANFKGVSALLAMVNSCASNVATVNIDNGFGGGFYAALISRTKGRR; via the coding sequence ATGGATGAGAAGGCGCTGAAGCAACTGCTGGGCAGCGTGAAGTCCGGCCGGGTCTCGGTGGACGACGCGGTGGGCAAGTTGAAGGACCTGCCCTTCGCCGAGCTGGGCTACGCGACGCTCGACACGCACCGCAACCTGCGCTTCGGCTTCCCGGAAGTGGTGCTGGGCGAGCCCAAGACGGTCGAGCAGCTCCTGGGCATCGTCGGCGCGCTGGTGGAGCGCAAGCAGACGGTGCTGGTGACGCGGCTCCAGCCGGAGAAGGCGGAGGCCCTGGTGGCGCGGTTTCCCAAGGGCGAGTACCACCCGGTGGCGCGCATCTTCCATCTCAAGCAGGGCAAGGTGCGCGCGGGCCGCGTGGCCGTGGTGACGGCGGGCACCAGCGACATCCCCGTGGCGGAGGAGGCGGCGGTGACGGCCGAGGCCCTGGGCGCCGAGGTGCGCCGCGTCTACGACGTGGGCGTGGCGGGCATCCACCGGCTGCTGCGGCGCCGGGAGGAAATCCAGGAGTGCCACGCGGCCGTGGTGGTGGCGGGCATGGAGGGCGCGCTGGCCAGCGCGTTGGGCGGGCTGGTGGGCATTCCGGTGGTCGCGGTGCCCACGTCGGTGGGCTACGGCGCCAACTTCAAGGGCGTGTCCGCGCTGCTGGCGATGGTGAACTCGTGCGCCTCCAACGTGGCCACGGTGAACATCGACAATGGCTTCGGCGGCGGCTTCTACGCGGCCCTCATCTCCCGAACGAAGGGGCGCAGGTGA
- the larC gene encoding nickel pincer cofactor biosynthesis protein LarC, which translates to MRRILYLEPVGGIAGDMFLAAGLDLGLQPAELERALSGLRVPGWKLAVSRAARHAISGTHLDVVLDTREAHPHRAYADIRRLIEDADTLPPRAKERALAVFRAIGEAEAKVHGVSIDDIHFHEVGAVDSIVDICGAAVVLELLGNPEVYAAPPPLGSGTIRVAHGAMPIPVPATLELLRDVPVRFEGVGELTTPTGAALLKVLTHIGHPPNFIVEKVGYGVGTKDFKDRPNVLRASLGRMEQSGTDGLWVVEANLDDATPQLLGHLLERLLAVGALDAWVTPVVMKKSRPGHLLSALVEGGKRETVVDAVLSESTTLGVRYHRVERQALERDWVEVETPWGKVRVKRGLLQGAVLNAHPEFEDCRQVAEAAGVPVKQVMAAAVAALGQKD; encoded by the coding sequence ATGCGACGCATCCTCTACCTGGAGCCGGTGGGCGGCATCGCCGGGGACATGTTCCTGGCGGCGGGGCTGGACCTGGGCCTTCAGCCCGCGGAGCTGGAGCGCGCCTTGTCGGGCCTGCGTGTTCCGGGGTGGAAGCTGGCCGTGAGCCGCGCGGCGCGCCACGCCATCAGCGGCACGCACCTGGACGTGGTGCTGGACACGCGCGAGGCGCATCCGCACCGGGCCTACGCGGACATCCGCCGCCTCATCGAGGACGCGGACACGCTGCCGCCCCGGGCGAAGGAGCGGGCGCTGGCGGTGTTCCGCGCCATCGGTGAGGCCGAGGCGAAGGTGCACGGCGTGTCCATTGACGACATCCACTTCCATGAAGTGGGCGCGGTGGACTCCATCGTCGACATCTGCGGCGCGGCGGTGGTGCTGGAGTTGCTGGGCAACCCGGAGGTCTACGCCGCGCCGCCGCCGCTGGGCAGCGGCACCATTCGAGTGGCCCACGGCGCCATGCCCATCCCCGTGCCCGCGACGTTGGAGCTGCTTCGCGACGTGCCCGTGCGCTTCGAGGGCGTGGGCGAGCTGACGACGCCCACGGGCGCGGCGCTGCTCAAGGTGCTGACGCACATCGGCCACCCGCCGAACTTCATCGTGGAGAAGGTGGGCTACGGGGTCGGCACCAAGGACTTCAAGGACCGGCCCAACGTGCTGCGCGCGTCGCTGGGGCGGATGGAGCAGTCCGGTACGGACGGGCTCTGGGTGGTGGAGGCGAACCTGGACGACGCCACGCCGCAGCTCCTGGGGCACCTGCTGGAGCGGCTGCTCGCGGTGGGCGCGCTGGATGCGTGGGTGACGCCGGTGGTGATGAAGAAGAGCCGGCCGGGGCACCTGCTGAGCGCGCTGGTGGAGGGTGGCAAGCGTGAGACGGTGGTGGACGCGGTGCTGAGCGAGTCCACCACGCTGGGCGTGCGCTACCACCGCGTGGAGCGTCAGGCGCTGGAGCGCGACTGGGTGGAGGTGGAGACGCCGTGGGGCAAGGTCCGCGTGAAGCGCGGGCTGCTCCAGGGCGCGGTGCTCAACGCCCACCCCGAGTTCGAGGACTGCCGCCAGGTGGCGGAGGCCGCGGGGGTGCCCGTGAAGCAGGTGATGGCCGCGGCGGTGGCGGCGCTCGGCCAGAAGGACTGA
- a CDS encoding VOC family protein, with translation MSEIKTPEMGTPVWMDLMTPDLEKARAFYGPLLGWSFDVGTKDTHFYTTCKVNGLNAAGMGQLPPGMNGPPAWTCYFGVEDIDAMAETVRKHGGQVGMGPMDVFDQGRLAICSDPTGAHFGLWQPLKHQGAQVEHEPGAMTWREVNTRDAAKAIAFYSAVFGFEAKKLEGMGDMQYWTLHKGKTPVGGVLQMDAKWPAEAPSHWMNYFAVPDADVAVKHVTEMGGKVHSPPEDSPYGRLAVVEDPAGATFVVIHLSETSPEM, from the coding sequence ATGTCCGAAATCAAGACGCCGGAGATGGGAACCCCCGTCTGGATGGACCTGATGACGCCGGACCTGGAGAAGGCCCGCGCCTTCTATGGCCCGCTGCTGGGCTGGTCGTTCGACGTCGGTACGAAGGACACGCACTTCTACACCACGTGCAAGGTGAACGGGCTCAACGCCGCGGGCATGGGGCAGTTGCCGCCTGGGATGAACGGGCCTCCGGCGTGGACGTGTTACTTCGGCGTCGAGGACATCGACGCCATGGCCGAGACGGTCCGCAAGCACGGTGGCCAGGTGGGCATGGGGCCCATGGACGTGTTCGACCAGGGCCGGCTCGCCATCTGTTCGGACCCCACGGGCGCGCACTTCGGCTTGTGGCAGCCCCTCAAGCACCAGGGCGCGCAGGTCGAACACGAGCCGGGCGCCATGACGTGGCGCGAGGTGAACACGCGCGACGCGGCCAAGGCCATCGCCTTCTATTCCGCCGTCTTCGGCTTCGAGGCGAAGAAGCTCGAGGGCATGGGGGACATGCAGTACTGGACCCTGCACAAGGGCAAGACGCCGGTGGGCGGCGTGCTGCAGATGGATGCGAAGTGGCCCGCCGAGGCGCCTTCCCATTGGATGAACTACTTCGCGGTGCCGGACGCCGACGTGGCCGTGAAGCACGTCACCGAGATGGGCGGCAAGGTCCACAGCCCGCCCGAGGACTCCCCCTACGGCCGCCTCGCCGTCGTCGAGGACCCCGCGGGCGCGACCTTCGTCGTCATCCACCTGTCCGAGACGTCCCCGGAGATGTAG
- a CDS encoding ATP-binding protein: protein MGSEDIVAALRQVPLFARLTGDQLRWMADHGRQLHFPAGTRIAEQGAPADGLSIILEGRTQWSRRTGAEAVPTFALEAGDLFGEIILFLNAPYPTSGDAVTDVRLLRLEPATFWELLRLAPALSRGLMELASQRSQQQQAQEVRPQVELLPVGRMAAELGAELGSPAAVAHRSAARLCSLMATVSARAMALGELGLSLPQRSVLLALPREAAERGRTSPPLEPLVRAEREEAVGSWLEARGVRDAWDSAPALVASGLDVAWLESVATRVGGALLGDVLAWLVVAVSCDVLLAEVARGTTRVSALVEGVKAYAFMDPVPREDLDVHEGLEHALSVLSHRLQGERLTVEREFTSDLPRLKAEGVALDELWTQLMLNALEALGERGGRMRLRTWKEEAHVVVEVSDDGPGIPRDLLPRVFEPFFSTKPHAAGMGLDVCRRIVERHGGDLRVRAEHGGTRIQVRLPV from the coding sequence ATGGGAAGCGAGGACATCGTCGCAGCACTGCGCCAGGTGCCGCTGTTCGCCCGGCTCACCGGGGACCAGCTCCGCTGGATGGCGGACCACGGCCGTCAGCTCCACTTCCCCGCGGGCACGCGCATCGCCGAGCAAGGCGCTCCGGCGGATGGCCTCTCCATCATCCTGGAGGGCCGCACGCAGTGGAGCCGGCGCACGGGGGCCGAAGCCGTCCCGACGTTCGCCCTGGAGGCAGGCGACCTCTTCGGCGAAATCATCCTCTTCCTCAACGCCCCCTACCCCACCAGCGGCGACGCGGTGACGGACGTGCGGCTGCTGCGGCTGGAGCCCGCGACGTTCTGGGAGCTGCTGCGCCTGGCCCCCGCGCTCAGCCGCGGGTTGATGGAGCTGGCTTCCCAGCGCTCGCAGCAGCAGCAGGCGCAGGAAGTCCGCCCCCAGGTGGAGCTCCTCCCCGTGGGCCGCATGGCCGCGGAGCTGGGCGCGGAGCTGGGCAGCCCCGCGGCGGTGGCCCATCGGAGCGCGGCGCGGCTGTGCTCACTGATGGCCACGGTGTCCGCGCGCGCCATGGCCCTGGGTGAGCTCGGGCTGTCCCTGCCCCAACGCAGCGTGCTGCTGGCCCTTCCCCGGGAAGCCGCGGAGCGCGGCCGGACCTCGCCCCCGCTGGAGCCGCTGGTCCGCGCCGAGCGCGAGGAGGCGGTGGGCTCGTGGCTGGAGGCGCGCGGCGTGCGGGATGCGTGGGACAGCGCGCCCGCGTTGGTGGCCTCGGGCCTGGACGTGGCGTGGCTGGAGTCGGTGGCGACGCGCGTGGGCGGCGCGCTGCTGGGGGATGTGCTCGCGTGGCTGGTGGTCGCGGTGAGCTGCGACGTGCTCCTGGCCGAAGTGGCGCGCGGAACGACGCGCGTCTCCGCGCTCGTCGAGGGCGTGAAGGCCTACGCCTTCATGGACCCCGTGCCGCGCGAGGACCTGGACGTCCATGAGGGACTGGAGCACGCGCTGTCCGTGCTGAGTCACCGGCTCCAGGGCGAGCGCCTCACCGTGGAGCGCGAGTTCACCTCCGACCTGCCCCGCCTGAAGGCGGAGGGCGTCGCGCTGGATGAACTCTGGACGCAACTGATGCTCAACGCGCTGGAGGCCCTGGGCGAGCGCGGGGGCCGCATGCGGCTGCGCACCTGGAAGGAGGAGGCGCACGTCGTCGTCGAGGTTTCGGACGATGGCCCCGGCATTCCCCGGGACTTGCTGCCCCGCGTCTTCGAGCCCTTCTTCAGCACGAAGCCCCACGCGGCGGGCATGGGCCTGGACGTCTGTCGGCGCATCGTCGAGCGCCACGGCGGAGACCTCCGCGTCCGCGCCGAGCACGGCGGCACGCGCATCCAGGTGCGGCTGCCCGTGTAG
- a CDS encoding DUF6311 domain-containing protein gives MMTSSPPAASDSAPPEPAPTPPDAATALAHRWAPWAAAAGGLAWFLWLGGARAIPPTRLDWAVREDWAAGTFGWLFYRNAPWGLPLTSTPNQLHPHGTSVALTDGNPLLAVLFKPFDALLPPDFQYFGLWLALGFALMGWFGAKLVSVVSDRPTHQVLGGLLLALAPPMAARLGHMTLCSHWLLVAMMWLHLRATPDARAAKRSLLLAAGLTAVGAGTHPYLVAMLAPLAMALSVRLALGRVIGWGQAALASAGILLLDMFIFALFGYFVGGSHLGAEGFGQFSSDLTTLFNPQDWSRILPSLPVARRQAEGFGYIGAGALLLVLLAVVGSALRFRELRDLSWRRAVPFTVAALLLALYALSSRVTWTGQTVMDLGAVYEPFSRLTSAFRASGRFIWPLSYAVMGGALLLWLRQWRDRAWVRTAALAVVVAVQAYDVREDKSELRRRPDGFRRLAAPEWAEMKGHYKHLALFPPQVQWVCPYNEPLVNAAGYMAYRLGLTFNSGYVTRTPPSIAEECNATMRPGGLDADTVYVVVRQQVGNFLRAGARCGVLEGLPVCVAGARTDAFAQALGRTPLR, from the coding sequence ATGATGACCTCGAGTCCACCGGCGGCGAGCGACTCCGCCCCACCCGAGCCGGCGCCGACTCCGCCTGACGCAGCCACCGCCCTCGCCCACCGGTGGGCGCCCTGGGCCGCGGCTGCGGGCGGACTGGCCTGGTTCCTGTGGCTCGGAGGCGCCAGGGCGATTCCGCCCACGCGCCTGGACTGGGCGGTCCGCGAGGACTGGGCGGCGGGCACTTTCGGCTGGCTGTTCTACCGCAATGCCCCGTGGGGGCTGCCGCTCACGAGTACACCCAACCAGCTCCATCCCCATGGGACGTCCGTGGCGCTCACGGACGGCAATCCCCTGCTGGCGGTGCTCTTCAAGCCCTTTGACGCGCTGTTGCCGCCAGACTTCCAATACTTCGGCCTCTGGCTGGCGCTGGGCTTCGCGCTCATGGGCTGGTTCGGCGCGAAGCTCGTGTCGGTGGTGTCGGACCGGCCCACGCACCAGGTGCTGGGCGGTCTGCTGTTGGCGCTCGCGCCGCCCATGGCCGCGCGCCTGGGCCACATGACGCTGTGCTCGCACTGGTTGCTGGTTGCGATGATGTGGCTCCACCTGCGCGCCACGCCGGATGCACGCGCGGCGAAGCGAAGCCTCCTCTTGGCCGCGGGGTTGACCGCGGTCGGCGCGGGCACCCACCCCTACCTGGTGGCCATGCTCGCGCCCCTGGCCATGGCGTTGTCGGTGCGGCTGGCCCTGGGCCGCGTCATCGGCTGGGGACAGGCGGCGCTGGCGTCGGCGGGCATCCTCCTGCTCGACATGTTCATCTTCGCCCTCTTCGGCTACTTCGTCGGCGGCAGCCACCTGGGCGCGGAGGGCTTCGGCCAGTTCTCCTCGGACCTGACCACGCTGTTCAATCCCCAGGACTGGTCGCGCATCCTGCCATCCCTGCCCGTGGCGCGGCGCCAGGCCGAGGGCTTCGGCTACATCGGCGCGGGAGCGCTGCTGCTGGTGCTGCTCGCGGTGGTGGGCTCGGCGTTGCGCTTCCGCGAGCTGAGGGACCTCTCCTGGCGGCGGGCCGTGCCCTTCACCGTGGCGGCGCTGCTGCTGGCCCTCTACGCCCTGTCCTCCCGCGTGACATGGACGGGGCAGACGGTGATGGACCTGGGCGCGGTGTATGAGCCCTTCTCCCGGCTGACGTCCGCGTTCCGCGCGTCCGGTCGCTTCATCTGGCCGCTGAGCTACGCGGTGATGGGCGGCGCCCTCCTCCTGTGGCTGCGGCAGTGGAGAGACCGGGCCTGGGTGAGAACGGCAGCGCTGGCGGTGGTGGTCGCGGTGCAGGCGTACGACGTGCGCGAGGACAAGAGCGAGCTGCGCCGGCGGCCCGACGGCTTCCGGCGGCTCGCGGCCCCGGAGTGGGCGGAAATGAAGGGCCACTACAAGCACCTGGCCCTCTTCCCACCCCAGGTGCAGTGGGTGTGCCCCTACAACGAGCCCCTGGTCAACGCGGCGGGTTACATGGCCTACCGGCTGGGCCTCACCTTCAACAGCGGCTACGTCACCCGGACACCGCCCTCCATCGCCGAGGAATGCAACGCCACCATGCGCCCGGGCGGCCTGGACGCCGACACCGTGTACGTCGTGGTGCGTCAGCAGGTGGGGAACTTCCTCCGCGCGGGCGCTCGCTGCGGCGTGCTGGAGGGGCTGCCCGTGTGCGTGGCCGGGGCGCGGACGGATGCCTTCGCCCAGGCCCTGGGGCGCACCCCGTTGAGATAG